A single genomic interval of Pan paniscus chromosome 18, NHGRI_mPanPan1-v2.0_pri, whole genome shotgun sequence harbors:
- the LOC129394206 gene encoding nuclear pore complex-interacting protein family member B15-like — protein MDMMDPRMYSREPGGPNDVDRKVWLSWSPHSVEMSLPWKGKEQLLFLRFLTFSSPHSHQGLRSICMHTKKRVSSFPGNKIGLKDVITPWRHVERKFRAKIHKRKVTTKINHHDKINGKRKTARKQKMFQRVQELRRRAEDYHKCKIPPSARKPLCNRVRMAAAEHRHSSGLPYWPYLTAETLKNRMGRQPPPPTQQRSITDNSLSLKTPPECLLRPLPPSVDDNIKECPLAPLPPSVDDNLNECLLIPLPPSPLPPSVDDNLKECLLAPLPPSPLPPSVDDNLKECLLAPLPPSPLPPSVDDNLKECLLAPLPPSPLPPSVDDNLKTPPLATQEAEAEKPPKPKRWRVDEVEQSPKPKRQRADEVEQSPKPKRQREAETQLPKPKRRRLSKLRTRHCTQAWAIRINPWVEKKKKIKK, from the exons ATGGACATGATGGATCCACGGATGTACAGCAGAGAGCCTGGAGGTCCAAACGACGTAGACAGGAAGGTATGGCTCTCTTGGAGTCCCCATAGTGTGGAAATGAGTTtgccctggaaagggaaagaacagcttcttttcctcaggtttctcaccttctcttctcctcactctcaccaagggctgaggtccatttgtatgcacacaaagaaaagagtttcttcctttccaggaaataaaattggCCTGAAAGACGTCATTACTCCATGGAGACATgtggaaagaaaatttagagCGAAAATCCATAAGAGGAAGGTGACAACGAAAATCAACCATCAtgacaaaatcaatggaaagaggaagaccgccagaaaaca GAAAATGTTTCAACGTGTGCAAGAGTTGCGGCGGCGGGCAGAGGACTACCACAAATGCAAA ATCCCCCCTTCTGCAAGAAAGCCTCTTTGCAACCgg GTCAGAATGGCGGCAGCGGAGCATCGTCATTCTTCAGGATTGCCCTACTGGCCCTACCTCacagctgaaactttaaaaaacaggatggGCCGCCAACCACCTCCTCCAACTCAACAACGTTCTATAACGGataactccctgagcctcaagacACCTCCCGAATGTCTCCTTCGTCCCCtgccaccctcagtggatgataatatcAAGGAGTGTcctcttgctcctcttccaccctcagtggatgataatctgaacgAGTGTCTCCTtatccctcttccaccctctcctcttccaccctcagtggatgataatctgaaggagtgtctccttgctcctcttccaccatctcctcttccaccctcagtggatgataatctgaaggagtgtctccttgctcctcttccaccctctcctcttccaccctcagtggatgataatctgaaggagtgtctccttgctcctcttccaccctctcctcttccaccctcagtggatgataatctgaagactcctcccttagctactcaggaggctgaggcggaaaaaCCACcgaaacccaagaggtggagggtggatgaggtggaacaatcaccaaaacccaagaggcagagggcggatgaggtggaacaatcgcccaagcccaagaggcagagggaggccgaGACACAattacccaaacccaagaggcggaggttgagtaagctgagaacacgccattgcactcaagcctgggcaataagaataaATCCGTGggtcgaaaaaaagaaaaaaatcaaaaaataa